CGGCCAGCAGCACCGTGCCGTCCGCGGCCACGCTGTCCACCGTCAGACCGGAAGGGACGTCCAGCGGCTTCCCGAGCGCGGTGCCGCTCTCCGCCTCCACCAGCCGGACCCCCTCGTCCTCGACGACGGCGACCACCCGCAGGGCCGGGTCGGCCGCCCACTCCACGGCCTGGCCGGGGGATCCCGGCAGCGGCACCCGGCTCGTCCGGCGCTTCTTCCGTACGTCCCACGCCTCGATGTGCTGGTCGACGACCCTGAGCAGCCGGTGCCCGTCGGGGGACAGGGCGTGGCGCTGGTACATGCCGTTCTCGGCCCTCGGCATCAGCAGGGCGTCCGCCTGGTGCTGGGCCGAGGCGGCGTACAGCGCGGCCCGCGCGGCCGGGGTGGGGGACAGCCGCCAGGCCCCGACGCTGAGCAGCATCGCGGTCGCGGGCTCCGCCACCCGGAGCCGGTCGGCGGCCTCGGCCATGGTGCCCGCCTGCTCGCGGGCCTGCTGGAGCGCGTTCTGTCTCTGCTGCTGCCAGGCGAGACCGCCCGCCACCAGCGCGGTCACCAGGAGCACGGCCAGACCGGACAGCAGTCTGCGCTGCCGTCTCGCGGCCCGGGTGCCGTGCTGCCTGCTCGTTTCGAGGTAGCGGCGCTCCAGCGGGCTGAGCCGCAGATGCGGCGGGGACGTCGCCGCCCAGTCCAGTGCCCTGCGCAACGACGAACCGCCGAGCAGGTCGTCGGACCGGCGGCCCGAACCCTCCCACTGCGCCGCCGCGCTCCCCACCTGGTGGCGTACCGGCAGCGCGGCGCGGTCCTCGTCGGTCCACGCGCGCAGCCTCGGCCAGGCCCGCAGCAGTGCGGCGCTGACCGGCCGCACCGCGCCGTCCGGTTCCGCCAGGAGGAGGCCGCCGCCCACCAGGGCGGTGACGGCCTGGCGCGACGGCTCCGCCTCCTCCTCCGTGCGTTCCGCGAACAGTTCGGCGTGCGACGCGGTCCGCACCGTGTCCTGGGAACCGTCCGGGGCGCTGCCCGGCACCACCAGGCGCATCAGCAACTCCCGTACGGCACCGTGTACCGAGGCCGGCAGTGCGGCGAACGCGCTCTCGGCCCGCGCCCCGAGGTCGGGGGAGGGGTCCTCCGCGGGCCGCTGGTCGGCGGGGGTCGCCGCACCGGACGCCCCCGCGTCCAGCAGGGCGAGACGCGGATCGGCGGAGGCCGGGCTCCCGCCGACCAGCCCCATCAGCAGCTCGGTCGCGAGCGGCCGGAGTCCGGGGTCCTGGGAGAGCGCCGCCGACACCAGGGGGCGCAGCCGCCTCGGCAGGGCCGACAGATCGGGACGCACCCGCACGGTGCGGTAGACCGCCTCGGCGAAGTTCTCCCCGCGGAACGGCTCCGTACCGGTGAAGGCGAAGAGCACCAGTGCTCCCCAGGCGAAGACGTCCGAGGCGTATGTTGCCGGCTTCCCGGCCAGTACCTCCGGCGCCATGTACCCGAGGGTGCCGATGACCCCGTCGGTGTTCGTCAGCGACATGTCCGGTGCCCGGGCGATGCCGAAGTCGATGACCCGAGGCCCGTCCGGGCCCAGGACGACGTTGCCCGGCTTGAGGTCCCGGTGCACCACCTCCGCCTCGTGGATCGCGGCCAGGGCGGTGGCCACCCCCAGCGCGAGCCGGACGGCCGCGTTCTCGGGGAGCGGGGCGTCCTCGTACACCCGGGCCGCGAGCGTCGGTCCGGAGATGTACTCGCTGACGATGTACGGCACCTCCGCGTCCAGGGAGGCGTCCAGGATGCGGGCGGTGCAGAAGGAGTCCACCCGCCGGGCCGCCGCCAGCTCCTTGGCGAAGCGGCTGCGCAGCGACTCGTGGGCGTCGTGGAGCAGCGTCTTCAGGGCGACCCGGGTGCCCTGGGCGTCGTACGCCTCGTACACCAGCCCCTGGCTGCCCTGGCCGAGCCGCGACGCGAGTACGTACGCGCCGATCCGCTCCGGATCGTTCGGCGTGAGCGGTTTCCCCATCAGTCCCCCATCCCCCGCGGGCCGGTCACCGGGCGTCGCACCGGTTCAACTCCTGTCGTCCCTGGGCTTATTGAACAGCCGACAGGAGGCCGGGGCCATGGGGAACCGGTCACGGGGCGGTGTCGGATCGGCGCGGAGCCGGGCGGGGCGGCGGGACCGGGTCCGTGCGGGGGCGGGGCGGGTGCGGCCGGGGGCGGGGACTCAGGCCGGGGTGCCGGCCGGGACGATACGGGCGACCGCCGCCGTGACCAGTTCCACGCGCTCCGCCTCGGTGAACACGTCGGGCAGGGTGAGCTGTTCGACGATGAGCCAGCTGACCGCCAGGTAGAGGAGCCGGACCGCGGTGGGGTCGCCGGTCTCACGGACGCGCCCAACCGGCGCTTCGACACGGTCCTGATGGGGCTCGGCAGCTACCGTCCCGCCTACGACAACGGCATCACCAGTCCGTACGCGCACCTGCGCCAGTACGTCGTCTCCACCACCCTCGACCGCGAGGTCGACCCGGCCGTGACCGTCGTGGGCCGGGACCCTCTCGGCCTGGTCCGCGCTCTCAAGAAGGAGGAAGGGGGACTGGACATCTGGCTGTGCGGGGGCGGCAAGCTGGCCGGGGTGCTGCTGCCCGAGCTCGACGAGATGATCGTCAAGAGCTACCCGGTGGTGGCGGGGGCGGGGTCCCGGTGTCCGACGGGGGCTTCGACCCCACCGTCTTCGACGTGGCCGACCGCACCCTGTTCGACAACGGGGTGACGGTCACCCGGTACATCCGGCGGTGACCCCGCGGGCGCCGCACGTCCCGGAAGCGCCGCAGGTGCGGCAGGTGCGGCGGGTGCCGGTGGGCCGGTCCCGGGCGCCGGGCGCCCGGCGGGGACGAGGGACGCCGGGGAGGGGGCGCGGGACGCGCCTGCACGCCGACCGGCAGGGACGGATGCGGGGATGGAACGCCCCTGCCGGTCGGCGTGGATCGTGAACGGCCGGATGGATCAGGCCGTGGTGCAGGCACCGCCGTTGAGCGTGAAGGCGCTCGGCGCGGTGTTGGTGCCGGTGTGGCTGCCGGTGAAGCCGACCGTGACCGAACCGCCGGCCGTGATCGTCGACGTGTACCCGGCCGGGGTGACGGTCACCGCGGAGCCGGACTGTGCCGGGGTCCCGCCCCACATGTTGGAGACGGTCTGGCCGTTGGGGAAGGCGAAGCCCAGTGTCCAGCCGTCGATGGCCGTGGTGCCGGTGTTGCGGATGGTCAGCTCGCCCTGGAAGCCGCCCGGCCACTGCCCGACGATCCGGTAGCCGACCGAGCAGGTGCCCACGGGGGCGGTGCCGCCCTCGTCGGTGGTGACCTGCACGGTGCCCGAGCGTTCCGAACGGTTGCCGGCCGCGTCCCGGGCGTACACCGCGAAGGTGTACGCGGTCCCGGCCTCCAGGCCGGTCACCGAGACGGAGGTGGTGGCCGAGGAGGCGACCTTCGTCTCCGTGCCGCCGTCGATCCGGACCACGTCGTACGCGGTGACGCCGACGTCGTCCGTGGCGGCCGCCCAGCTGAGCTCGGCGGAGGTGTCCGTCACGGCCGAGGCGGCCGGGGTGCCGGGTGCGGTCGGGGCCTCGGTGTCGCCGGCGGAGCCGCCGAAGACCGTGGCCTCACGGGAGGTCTCGGCGATGCCGTTCGGACCGTTGAAGATCCGCTCACCCCAGGAAGTCATCTGCGCCGGGTCGAAGTTGAGGACCAGGTCGAGGATCGGGTCGGTGTTCCCGCTCCAGGACCAGGCGAGGTAACCGAGCCCCAGCTCCTCGGCGGTCGCCATCATGGTGTCCTCGTCCGGGTCGCCCCACTGGTCACCGGGGCCTCCGAACTCACCGATGAGCAGCGGAAGTCCGGCGTCCACGAACGCGTTGAGGTAGTCGGTGACCTTCTCGGCGGTGTTGTAGACGCTGTACATGTGGATCGAGAAGATCAGGTTGCCGGTGGTGTCGGCGTCGTACACCGCCTGGGCGTTGGCGCGCATGACGCCCTGCCAGTCCTGGCCCCAGTTCGGCGCGTCCACCATGATCGTGTGCTCGAAACCGGCGTTGCGGAGCTTCTGGATCGCCGCAGTGGTCGGAGCGGTCCAGCCGGCCGGGTCGGTGTTGCCCCAGGGCTCGTTGCCGATGTTGATGATGACGTAGTTCTCTTCGCCGTCGAGTACGTCCTTCAGCCCGATCCAGTAATCCGCGGCGTGGTCCAGGGTCCCGGCGGCGGCGTCCTCGCCGTACCCGGTGGTGTCGTGCACCTCCAGGACGCAGATCAGCCGGTTGGCCTTGCACTCGGCGACGACGGAGGCGACGTCCGCCGGGCTGTTCTCGCTCCAGCGGTGCCCGTCGGACAGGACGACGCGGACGGTGTTGGCGCCGGTCGCCTTGATGTCGGCCAGCGACTGCGTCTCGCCCGGATACCAGGTGTGGGCGTGGTTGACGCCCCGCATGACGAAGTCGTTGCCGTTGCCTTCGACCAGGCGGCCGTCACTGATGTGCAGGCCGGTGGCGAGCGCCCCCGCCTGCTCGTCCCGCTCGCTCGCCTGCGCCGTGGCGGGTCCGAGAGCACCGAGGGCGAGTAGTCCGATGAGTGTGGCCAGCGCCGTCATCAGGGCGGCGACGGGACTTCTGCGTGCCGTACTTCTTGCTGTTCTCACTGCGGCTCCAGAGAGAGTGAGGGGATCAAGAAAATCAAGCGGCGATCAAGCGTGGTTCAGGGGGCGTTCGCATGGGGGTGCATACGCGGGGAGGGCGGAAGCACTTCGTGGGAGCGCTCCCATTCGGTGCGCTCCTATCAAGCCACCGAGTCAGGGGCACGTCAAGACATCGGACGTGTTCGATTGAGATCGAAGACGGTTCGGCAGACGCTGCCTCCGTCTCCGCTCCCACTGCCGCCCCTCGCCTCAGCTCCCGCCCCTCCCTCCTCCGCTCCTGCCTCTGCCCCCGTTTCTGCTCCGGAACGGTGCGATGAGTTCCCGTACGACTTCGGCGGCGTCCCGGTGGTCGTCGCCGTGGGCGAGGGTGCTGAGGAGTTCCCGGAGGTTGAGGACCGGCATCCGTTCCTCCCAGCCGTCCGGGAGCCCGGCGACGGCCTGGTCGACCGTGAAGAACCGGTCGGTGGCGGGGGATCGCGTGGAACACCACAGGGTGCTGATGTCGGCCTCGGGCCAGGAGCAGGAGGCGGCCGGGTCGATGAGCGTGGGTGCTCCGGCGCGGGCGGCGACGATGTTGCCTGCGGCGACCACCCCTCCGTCGGCTTTCTCGACGTGCTTCACGGCGTACCCCGCTTCACGGAGCCGCTCGGCCAGTGCTTCTTCGTAGGGCATCCGCAGACGCGAACACGAATCCCGGGTGCGCGCCAGGGAGCGCCCGTACGGAGGTACGCGCGTGATGACTGCCATCGCCCGGCAGTTCAACCGCCCTGCGTAGTCGGGGCTTCGGGATGGACCGAGGGGGCTCTGTCACCGGGAGGCGCGGTGGCGGTGGCGGAGGATCTCGACGTACGCGCTGATGTCCCGGTCCGTGGAGGGCGCCGGTGGGGCCGCTGCCGCGTCCACGGGCGGCGGGGTCGTGCGGCAGAGGCGGCAGAGGCCGTCCGGCAGGGCTTCGGCCGGGCCGGGCCGCCCGCACTCGGCGCACTCGACGAGGAGGCGGCGTACGGGGGTGCCGGACGCGCCCGGGGCCGGGGACGACGGGAGCCGGGCCGGGATCTTGTCGGTGAGGCGGCGGCGTACGAGGCCGACGGGGGAGCCGACCTGCTGGGGCAGGCCTGAGGTCAACGCGTGGGTGAGGTAGTCGGCGCTGACACCGCGTGCGAACCAGGCGGCGGCCAGCGGTTCCAGGGCGGCGCAGTCGGCGGCGGAGAGGGCCAGGCGCGGCTCGCGGTGGCCGAGTCGGGCCAGCGCGAGGTAGGCGGGAGAGGGGGAGCCGGGCACCGCTGCGGCGGCGGTGGGCGGCGGAGCCTGCGGCGGTACCGGACGCTCGGCGGGGTCCTGAGCACGCTGGTGCGGTACGAGGGGGAGGGGCGCGGAGCCGGCCACCGGTACGGGCGTGGGTGCGGGCGCGGTCTGCGGGGCGGGAGTGGTCTGCGGCGCGGGGGTGGTCGGCGGGGCGGGGGTGACCGCGGGCCGGTCTGCGGCTGCGGGGAGGGGAGTCGCCGCGCATCCGGCCGGGAGCTCCTGTGTGCCGGTAGCCGTTTTGGCCCTTTCCACGGAGGTAGCTGCCTCGGTCCCGCCCTCAAAGACCCCTGGTCCGCCCTCGGGAGCCCCTGCCCTGGCCTCGGTGGCGAGGTGGGCGGTCCACCACTCGTTGTCGTGTGCGGTGCGGGACCAGTGGGTGCGGGTGACCCACCGGTACTGTCCGTCGGTCTTGATGCGGCGGTGTACGCGGCGCAGGTGCCCGGCGACGGCGAGGGCGCGCAGGGCGCTGCCGATGGCCATCTGGCCGTACAGGGGGAGGTCCTTGGCCAGGGACTTGATGTCCATGGCGGCCCCGTCGGGCAGGCGGTCGAGGTATCCGGCGATATGACGCTCGCGCTCGGGGAGGAAGGCGAAGTCCTGAGAACTGGAGGCGCGTTGGCCGTGAACGGTCTGCTTGCCGTAGCCGGGACGGGCCCTGCGGGGCGGGGGTGGTACTGCGGCGGCGGGCAGGGCGGCGTTAAAGTGCTGAACAGCCACGAGATCGCCTTTCTACGGTGTCGATCTTGGGTGAGACCCCGGCCGGTGCTGCTTACACCGTGTCGGGGTCGCTTCGTCGAGGGCACCGTAAGCAGCCGCGACTCTCCGCTGCAAGTCGCTCACGATTAGTCATACTTGCTGGCCGTGACGGGGTAGGGAGGGTGGGGAGGTTTCCTCTTTCCCTCTTTGGAAACCCTTCCTGCCCCCCCGGATGAACAACACCGCTCGAACCTCGGATCCCGGAGTCCGGGTCTTGGGGCCCGGCCCCCGGATCCCGGAGCTCAAGCGCCGGGAGGTGGCGGCCGGTTGTCCCCCGGAAGAGTGAGGATCCCCGGGCCCGGACTTCGGGCCCCGAGCCCTGAGACCCAAGACCCAAGCCCCGGGATCCGGGCCCCGAGCCCCGGCTCCTGCCCCGCCCCCCGCCTCCGCTCCCGGGAGGTGCTGGCGGTATCGACCCGGGTGGGGCTGGCCCCACCCGGGTCGGGCGGCTGCCCGGCTCACCTCTCCGCAGCCAACTCCCTAGCTTCGTCACCATGTTGAAGCGAACAGCACAGGCATTCATCAGCGGCTCCCTGGTCCTGGGGACAGTGACCGCCATGGGCACCACCGGCGCGGCGGCGGCCACCGGGCCGTCCTCCCTCACCGTGTCCGAGGCTGTCACGGCACCGGGTCGCGCCGAGCCCGTACGGGTGCGTACCGACAAGGGCGTCGTGCGCGGCCGGGTGGCCGAAGACGCGCGTACCTTCCAGGGCATCCCCTACGCCGCCCCGCCCACAGGGCCGGGCCGATGGGCTCCGCCCGCCCCCGCCCGCCGCTGGGACGGCGTCCGCGACGCCACCGAGCCGGGGTCGGCCTGCCCGCAGACCGGTTCCATAGGCCCGCTCGGTCCTCACTCCGAGACCGAGGACTGCCTGTTCGTCAACGTCACCACTCCGCGCACCGCAGCTGCGCGGCCCCGGCCCGTCATGGTGTACCTGCACGGTGGCGACCACACGGACGGCGAGGGCGCCATGCACGGGGCGAACCGGCTGGCCTCGCGGGGAGACGTGGTCGTGGTGACGGTGAACTACCGGCTCGGCGCCCTCGGCTACCTCGCCCACCCGGAGCTGGAGAAGAACGGCGAGTCCGGCAACTACGGTTTCCTCGACCAGCAGGCGGCCCTGCGCTGGGTGCAGCGCAACGCCACCGCCTTCGGCGGCGACCCGGACAACGTCACGCTCTTCGGCCAGTCCGCCGGTGGTTACAGTGCCTGCGCGCACATGGCCGCCCCGTCCTCCGCCGGCCTCTTCGACCGGGTCATCCTCCAGAGCGCCGCCTGCACCACGCCCACGGACGGCCGACGAGACCGCGAGGACGCCCTGGCCCAAGGCGCCACGGCCGTCGCGGAGATCGAGGAGAACGGTGCGGAGGACTGGCGTACCGCTCTTCCCGGACAACTCGTCCACCCCTTCGGTACGGGGCCGGCGTACGCCCCCTCCTACGGCGGCGCCCTGCTCCCCCGTACCCCCGCCGAGGCGTTCGCCACGGGCCGCTTCAACCAGGTCCCGGTGCTCCAGGGCATCAACCGGCAGGAGGACGCGGCCGGTGTGTACAACCTCGAAGCGATCAAGCGGGCGCAGACCGGCGACCCTGACGCACGACTCGACGCCGCCGACTACCGCGCCCACCTGGAGGACGAGTTCGGCAGCGAGAAGGCCGGGGCGATCGCCGCCCGCTACCCGGTCGAGGACTACGGCGGCTCACCCGCGCGGGCACTCGCCGCAGCCCTGACCGACGGCCACTGGGCGCAGTACAGCGTGGAGACCGGCCGCGCGCTGTCCCGCCATGTGCGGACGTACTCCTACGAGTTCGCCGACGAGGAGGTCCCCTGGTACACGGACCCCGTGTACGCGAAGCCCGGGTTCCTGATGGGTGCCGCGCACACCTTCGAGCTGCCCTACCTCTTCGAACTCGATGACTTCGAACCGCTCACCCGGGCCCAGCGCGGACTCTCCGACAAGATGATCGACATCTGGACCGACTTCGCCCGGACCGGTGAGGCCGCCTGGAAGCCCACCACACCGGCGTCCCCCAACGTCCGGTCGCTCGCCTCGGGGCCGGGAGGCGTCCACGGGGTCGACTTCGCCGAGGAGCACCACTACGGCTTCTGGAAGTCCCTGCGCTGACGGTACGCGGCCGGGCCCGGCCCCGGCCCGTGGCCCCCGGCCCCCAGGCCACGGGTCCACGGGCCTGCGGGGCGCGGGACCACGCCCTACGGATGCCGGCTCACGGATTCCGGCCCACCGGTTTCAGTCCGCCGGTTTCAGTCCGCCGTGCCCGGCTTGGCGCCCCAGATGTAGACCAGGTCGTCGACATCGAGGAGGTTCCAGAGCTTCTCCGCGTTGTCCAGCGACAGATTGACGCAGCCGGCCGAGCCCCCGCCGTCGTACAGCGGGTCGAGACGCCCGTGAATGGCCTGGCCGCCGTCGAAGAACTGCGAGTAGGGCATCGGGGCGTTGTTGTAGATGGTGGACACATGGTCGCGCGAGCGCCAGTAGACCGAGTGCCAGCCGAGCCGGGTCTCCTCGGTGTCCCGGCCGCTGCGGATCGGTACGGGCCCGAAGTCGACGGAGTCCGACGTCTGCACCCACAGCAACTGGCGGTCGAGATCGACACAGGTGACGCGCTCCTTCCGGACCGGGCAGTCGCCGTCCGCGTTCGGGTCGTCGGCTGCTTCGGCGGCGACCATGGTGCGGTACGTGGCGAGGGAGGCGTAACCGTTGGTGGTCTCCACGTCGTGCTCGACCTGGAAGGCGCGGATCGCCTCGCAGTCGGCGGTGGACTGGGTACCGTCCACCGGGCGGCCCAGGTACTTCTCCAGCGGACGCTGATACGGGCCCGTGCCCGCCGTACACGCCTTGGCGCCCGCGACGGCCGGGGCGTGGGCGCCGGCCGTCGCGGCCGTACCCAGCAGGGTCAGGCAGCTCAGCGTGAGCGCGGTCGCGGTCCTCGCGGTCCTCGTGGACCTGGCGGTCCTGGCGTTCCTCGCGGTGCTTCCCGGTCGCATGATTCCTCCCGAACGTGATGTGACGATTCGTCAGACAACTGCTCCCAGAATCACGTTCACCGGCCCGGCCCCCCACTCAGGGAGGGCCGAACCGGTGACAGGTGGGTCATACGGTGGGGCGGGACGGGAGGCCGGACGGCGTCCTAGCTGTAGTCCTTCCCGCCTTCTTCCTCGCACTCCTTGTCGTCGCCCTTGCCCTTGCCCGGCTCGCCGCGCTCGTTGCTCAGCTCGACCGTGATGCCGTCCTCGACGGTGTCCTCGTCCAGGACGAGAGGGCCGGTCACCGGGTCACGCGGCAGGACGTACCCCTCGGGAACCGCGGTCTCCAGCAGGTAGTAGGAACCCTGCTCCAGGTCCTGGAAGGAGCAGCGGCCCGCCTCGTCGGTGGAGCACCCGTTGCCGATCCGGGTGTCGGGGTCGGCCCCGGTCGTCTGGAGACCGGGAACGTCGTTGGTCTCCTCCCAGAGCTCGAAGACGGCCCCGGCGAGCGGCTCGCCGTTCTTGGCGTCCGTCTTGACCACATCGATCCCACCCGTGGGAGGCGTGGCGGTGGGAGTGTTCTCGACGGTGGTGGTGACACCCTCCTCGGCGTTCTCCTCGGTCACGGCGAAGGGGCCGAAGACGTTGGGGTCGGGGAGGTCGTAGCCCTCGGGGGCCTGGGTCTCGCGCCAGTAGTAGTCACCGAGGGGGAGACCTGTGCTGGTGCAGGTGCCGTCCGCGGGCGTGGTGCAGACGCCGCCCACCCGGGTGTCCGGGTTGATCCCGGTGGTCTGGAGACCGTCGGTCCCGTTGGTCTCACGCCACAGCTCGAACTCCGCACCGGCCAGCGTCGCACCCGTCTCCACGTCCGTCTTGACGACAGTGGCCTCACCGGTGACGGGGGGTTCGTCGGTGGGGGTGTTCTCGGCGGTGAGGGTGATGCCGTTTTCGGCGTTGTCCTCGGTGAGGGTGAGGGGGCCGAAGATGTTGGGGGCGGGGAGGTCGTAGCCGTCGGGGGCTTGGGTTTCCAGCCAGTAGTAGGTGCCGGTGGGGACGGTGTTGGTGCAGGTGCCGTCGGCTGGGGTGGTGCAGGTGTCGATCAGGGTGTCGGGGTTGGCTCCGGTGGTCTGGAGTCCGTCGGTGTTGTTGGTTTCCTCCCAGAGTTCGAAGTGGGCTCCGGTGAGCGGGTCGCCGGTTTCGGAGTCCGTCTTCAGGATGCTGACGTCACCGGTGACGGGGGGTTCGTCGACGGGGGTGTTCTCGGCGGTGAGGGTGATGCCGTTTTCGGCGTTGTCCTCGGTGAGGGTGAGGGGGCCGAAGATGTTGGGGGCGGGGAGGTCGTAGCCGTCGGGGGCTTGGGTTTCCAGCCAGTAGTAGGTGCCGGTGGGGACGGTGTTGGTGCAGGTGCCGTCGGCTGGGGTGGTGCAGGTGTCGATCAGGGTGTCGGGGTTGGCTCCGGTGGTCTGGAGTCCGTCGGTGTTGTTGGTTTCCTCCCAGAGTTCGAAGTCGGCTCCGGCGAGCGGGGCACCGGTCTCCGAGTCGGTCTTCAGGATGCTGACGTCACCGGTGACCGGCGGCGTGGACCCGCAGTCCGGCAGGTCACCGTTGAACGGGTACGCGTGGAACTCCTGGCCGCCACCGCCCGAGGCCGCACTCGTGTGTGTCAGCGAACCGGTCGTGAAGAAACGGCCGTTGACGCCCGGGAGCGTGACCTCCGTGTCGGAGGCCTGGTTGCCGATCAGGAAGCTGCCCTGGAACTGCCCGGTCCCGTTCAGGCTCACCGTCGTGGCGTCGGGGAAGTTCCACAGCAGCCGCTCACGGTAGGCGTTGAGCGGGTCGGTCGCGTCGTCGATGCCACCGCTGTAGGTGTTGATCGTCCGATCGGCGCCGATCACGTTGACGAGGATCGTCGCGCCGGCCGGGATGTTCTCGAAGACGACGCCCTGCTGCGCGCCGCCGACGCCCGTCATGTCGAAGTCGACGTTGAACACCTGGAGCGCGGACGTACCGTCACCCGTGAAGGTGGTCTGGAAAACCTCGTTGACCGCGGTGCCCGTGGCCGGGCGGGTCTGGCCGTCGATACGCGCGTAGCACTGGCTCGCCTCGGTGAGCTGGTCGCGCAGCGCCGTGTACGGGGCGGCCGCGTTCGGGTCGTTCACCACCTCGGACGCGACCACCGTCCCGGTGAGGGTCCCGCCGTACCGTACGACACCGTCCTCCGCGACGACCTGCTGACCGTCGGCGATCGTGATGTCATGGCCCGCGGTGAGCCAGTCCGCACTGATCGGGGG
This DNA window, taken from Streptomyces nitrosporeus, encodes the following:
- a CDS encoding WD40 repeat domain-containing serine/threonine-protein kinase; protein product: MGKPLTPNDPERIGAYVLASRLGQGSQGLVYEAYDAQGTRVALKTLLHDAHESLRSRFAKELAAARRVDSFCTARILDASLDAEVPYIVSEYISGPTLAARVYEDAPLPENAAVRLALGVATALAAIHEAEVVHRDLKPGNVVLGPDGPRVIDFGIARAPDMSLTNTDGVIGTLGYMAPEVLAGKPATYASDVFAWGALVLFAFTGTEPFRGENFAEAVYRTVRVRPDLSALPRRLRPLVSAALSQDPGLRPLATELLMGLVGGSPASADPRLALLDAGASGAATPADQRPAEDPSPDLGARAESAFAALPASVHGAVRELLMRLVVPGSAPDGSQDTVRTASHAELFAERTEEEAEPSRQAVTALVGGGLLLAEPDGAVRPVSAALLRAWPRLRAWTDEDRAALPVRHQVGSAAAQWEGSGRRSDDLLGGSSLRRALDWAATSPPHLRLSPLERRYLETSRQHGTRAARRQRRLLSGLAVLLVTALVAGGLAWQQQRQNALQQAREQAGTMAEAADRLRVAEPATAMLLSVGAWRLSPTPAARAALYAASAQHQADALLMPRAENGMYQRHALSPDGHRLLRVVDQHIEAWDVRKKRRTSRVPLPGSPGQAVEWAADPALRVVAVVEDEGVRLVEAESGTALGKPLDVPSGLTVDSVAADGTVLLAGSSDAPRTQVWRTSGGHRLVFDMPYGPNTNLVALSPDGSRVAYCEDGVPALWDLRGAEPAEVPLGPAGELWGCDDREGDVLFSPDGKKVAMGGGELAIWDAAGGKTLGTGTAESGAVFSDDGRFLVSSSTENGIEIRPASEAVAPLFRDFRPGQEGSDGRDVSAFAFDAEARKLVFATADDLVLTLDVPSALATGSLNGRAMLGFLSPGGLTAVLRPYEVDSEQRLVDMRTGRTIGPPVPEHENAEAGPDSRAALSRDGSLLAFTDYDGEAEAYHVTVWDVREQRRIVRFQAEDGDGEYGGPDLSPDGRWVLTYGSKDGTETVRLWDAATGRHIRDIPGVRGLITISPDGSLLMSGGGDVVELPSGKRRKDAFPGSDIDEVGFSSDGRTLAATTPSGRVEIWDGDGRERRFVLVSGAVVGGSHAGELLSSPVVSDDGRYLAVQVGDTAVQVWDLDARVALTPPMSVVGDGLFGIAVDADNVLRLLGTGVYAQSLDLDPERSVQKICRRVGRDITRGEWDTYAGGAAYRSVCPG
- a CDS encoding dihydrofolate reductase family protein, yielding MGLGSYRPAYDNGITSPYAHLRQYVVSTTLDREVDPAVTVVGRDPLGLVRALKKEEGGLDIWLCGGGKLAGVLLPELDEMIVKSYPVVAGAGSRCPTGASTPPSSTWPTAPCSTTG
- a CDS encoding cellulase family glycosylhydrolase, producing the protein MRTARSTARRSPVAALMTALATLIGLLALGALGPATAQASERDEQAGALATGLHISDGRLVEGNGNDFVMRGVNHAHTWYPGETQSLADIKATGANTVRVVLSDGHRWSENSPADVASVVAECKANRLICVLEVHDTTGYGEDAAAGTLDHAADYWIGLKDVLDGEENYVIINIGNEPWGNTDPAGWTAPTTAAIQKLRNAGFEHTIMVDAPNWGQDWQGVMRANAQAVYDADTTGNLIFSIHMYSVYNTAEKVTDYLNAFVDAGLPLLIGEFGGPGDQWGDPDEDTMMATAEELGLGYLAWSWSGNTDPILDLVLNFDPAQMTSWGERIFNGPNGIAETSREATVFGGSAGDTEAPTAPGTPAASAVTDTSAELSWAAATDDVGVTAYDVVRIDGGTETKVASSATTSVSVTGLEAGTAYTFAVYARDAAGNRSERSGTVQVTTDEGGTAPVGTCSVGYRIVGQWPGGFQGELTIRNTGTTAIDGWTLGFAFPNGQTVSNMWGGTPAQSGSAVTVTPAGYTSTITAGGSVTVGFTGSHTGTNTAPSAFTLNGGACTTA
- a CDS encoding MarR family transcriptional regulator, with the protein product MAVQHFNAALPAAAVPPPPRRARPGYGKQTVHGQRASSSQDFAFLPERERHIAGYLDRLPDGAAMDIKSLAKDLPLYGQMAIGSALRALAVAGHLRRVHRRIKTDGQYRWVTRTHWSRTAHDNEWWTAHLATEARAGAPEGGPGVFEGGTEAATSVERAKTATGTQELPAGCAATPLPAAADRPAVTPAPPTTPAPQTTPAPQTAPAPTPVPVAGSAPLPLVPHQRAQDPAERPVPPQAPPPTAAAAVPGSPSPAYLALARLGHREPRLALSAADCAALEPLAAAWFARGVSADYLTHALTSGLPQQVGSPVGLVRRRLTDKIPARLPSSPAPGASGTPVRRLLVECAECGRPGPAEALPDGLCRLCRTTPPPVDAAAAPPAPSTDRDISAYVEILRHRHRASR
- a CDS encoding carboxylesterase/lipase family protein, which gives rise to MLKRTAQAFISGSLVLGTVTAMGTTGAAAATGPSSLTVSEAVTAPGRAEPVRVRTDKGVVRGRVAEDARTFQGIPYAAPPTGPGRWAPPAPARRWDGVRDATEPGSACPQTGSIGPLGPHSETEDCLFVNVTTPRTAAARPRPVMVYLHGGDHTDGEGAMHGANRLASRGDVVVVTVNYRLGALGYLAHPELEKNGESGNYGFLDQQAALRWVQRNATAFGGDPDNVTLFGQSAGGYSACAHMAAPSSAGLFDRVILQSAACTTPTDGRRDREDALAQGATAVAEIEENGAEDWRTALPGQLVHPFGTGPAYAPSYGGALLPRTPAEAFATGRFNQVPVLQGINRQEDAAGVYNLEAIKRAQTGDPDARLDAADYRAHLEDEFGSEKAGAIAARYPVEDYGGSPARALAAALTDGHWAQYSVETGRALSRHVRTYSYEFADEEVPWYTDPVYAKPGFLMGAAHTFELPYLFELDDFEPLTRAQRGLSDKMIDIWTDFARTGEAAWKPTTPASPNVRSLASGPGGVHGVDFAEEHHYGFWKSLR
- a CDS encoding L,D-transpeptidase, whose product is MRPGSTARNARTARSTRTARTATALTLSCLTLLGTAATAGAHAPAVAGAKACTAGTGPYQRPLEKYLGRPVDGTQSTADCEAIRAFQVEHDVETTNGYASLATYRTMVAAEAADDPNADGDCPVRKERVTCVDLDRQLLWVQTSDSVDFGPVPIRSGRDTEETRLGWHSVYWRSRDHVSTIYNNAPMPYSQFFDGGQAIHGRLDPLYDGGGSAGCVNLSLDNAEKLWNLLDVDDLVYIWGAKPGTAD